DNA sequence from the Sphingomonas taxi genome:
GGGGTCGAGATCGGGCTCGCCGGCCCCGCCTTCGTCTTCGCGCTGTTCGGCGTCGGCGTGTGGATCGCGGTACGGGTGCTGCTCCCCGACGACCGGCGTGCGGGGCATCGCGAACATGGTGCGTCGTCCGCCTATCCCTCGATCGGCGGCGCACCGACCGGCGCGAGCGTCGCCGCCGCCACCGCACCGCACGCCGAGCGCGTCGGCTATCTCGACCGCCGCGTGCGCGGCTGGATGATCGCCGGACTGGTGATGGGGCATGCGCAGGCGATGACCAGCCAGGCGATCGGCTTCCTGGTGATCGACCGGCTGGCGATCCCGCCCGCCCAGGCGCTCGAGCCGACCGGAATCGTGCTGATGATGGGCGCAGGCGCGGCGCTGCTGGTGCAATGGGGCGTGATCCCGCTGCTCGGGCTCAGCCCGCGCCGGCTGGTGCTGACCGGCCTGATATTAGCGGCGGCGGGCGTCGCGCTGACCGGGGTGGCGACGTCGCTGTACGGCATCGCCACGGCCTATGCGCTCGCCAATCTCGGCTTCGGCTTCACCCGCCCCGGATTCACCGCCGGATCGAGCCTCGCGGTCGGCCCGGCGGCGCAGGGTTCGGTGGCGGGCAAGGTGACCAGCGTCAACGGCGCCAGTTTCGTGCTCGGTCCGTCGATCGGCGTCGGGCTGTACGAAATCGCGCGACCGCTGCCGTATCTGACGGCGGCAGCCGCGCTCCTGCTGCTGTTCGGCTACGCTTGGGCGAGCCTGAGGGAGCGGGGCTAGCCGATCCGTTCGGGCTGAGCCTGCCGAAGCCCATCTCTCCGCCGGCATGACGCTTGGGGAGAGCGGCGTTTCGACAGGCTCAGCGCGAACGGAAAGAGGTCAATAATCCGCCTTGCCGCCGCGGCTCTGCAACTGGCCGGGCGAGATGAAGCCCAATGGCTGGATCGCCGCCGCATCCTGTTTCAGGCGCGAGGCGATCTGCTCGTAATCCTTCTCCATCTCGGGGGTGACGCTCGCCCGCGATTCGGTCAGCGCCTCTTCGAAATCGGCCATCGTCACCTCGGTCGACTGCAGCGACCGGCGCAGCGCGATCAGGCCGGCGCGGCGCACCACGTCCTCCAGGTCGGCACCGGTGAAGCGATCCGTCCGCTTCGCCACCCGATCGAGATCGACGTCGCCGGCGAGCGGCATCTTCTGCGTCTGGATCGACAGGATGCGCCGTCGCCCCTCGGTATTGGGAACACCGACGTACACCAATTCGTCGAACCGCCCCGGCCGCAGCAGCGCCGGATCGATCAGATTGGGCCGGTTGGTCGCGCCGATCACGACGACCGACTGCAGCTCCTCCAGCCCGTCCATCTCGGCGAGGATCGTGTTGACCACGCGCTCGGTGACCTGCGGCTCGCCCGCCCCCGAGCCCCGTGCCGGCACGAGGCTGTCGAGTTCGTCGATGAAGATCACGCACGGCGCGACCTGACGCGCGCGCTGGAACAGCCGGCTGATCTGCTGCTCGCTCTCGCCATACCATTTCGACAGCAGATCGGAGGATTTGGTGGCGATGAAATTCGCCTCCGCCTCGCGCGCGACTGCCTTGGCGAGCAGGGTCTTGCCGGTGCCGGGAGGGCCGTAGAGCAGGAAGCCCTTCGCCGGCCGGATACCCAGTCGCCGGAACGCGTCCGGGTCCTTGAGCGGCAGTTCGACGCCTTCCTTGAGCCGCGTCTGCGCGGCATCGAGCCCGCCGACATCCTCCCAGCGCACGCGCGGCGCCTCGACCATCACCTCGCGCATCGCCGACGGCTGGACGCGCTTCAGCGCGCCGAGGAAATCCTCGCGCGTCACCGACAGCGTATCGAGCACCTCGGGTGGCACGGTGCGCTCCTCGAGGTTGAGCTTCGGCATGATCCGCCGCACCGCCTCGATCGCCGCCTCGCGGGTCAGCGCGGCGAGATCGGCACCGACGAAGCCGTAGGTGGTACGTGCCAACTCGGCGAGATCGACCTTGTCGCCCAACGGCATGCCGCGCGTATGGATACCGAGGATCTCGCGCCGTCCACGCTCGTCGGGCACGCCGACGACGATCTCGCGGTCGAAGCGGCCCGGCCGGCGCAGCGCCTCGTCGATCGCCTCGGGCCGGTTGGTCGCGGCGATGACGACGAGATTGGCACGCGATTCGAGCCCGTCCATCAGCGTCAGCAGCTGCGCGACGACGCGCTTCTCCGCCTCACCCTGCACGTTGCCGCGCTTGGGGGCGATCGAATCGATCTCGTCGATGAAGACGATCGACGGCGCCGACTTGGCCGCCTCCTCGAAGATCTCGCGCAGCCGGCCTTCCGACTCGCCATAAGCGGAGCCCATGATCTCCGGCCCGTTAATCAGGAAGAAGCTCGCGTCCGATTCATTGGCGACCGCGCGCGCGAGCCGCGTCTTGCCCGTCCCCGGCGGGCCGTAGAGCAACAGCCCCTTGGGCGGCTCGACCCCTAGCCGCTCGAACAGCTCGGGATAGCGCAGCGGCAACTCGACCATCTCGCGCAACTGGTCGATCGTCGTCGCCATGCCGCCGATATCGTCATAGGTGACGTCGGCACGACGCTGCGTCGGCTCCTCATATTCGGGGCGCAGCTCGATCTCGGTATTCTCGTCGATATGGACGACACCCTTGGGGCTCGCCGAGACGACCGCGAGGCGGATCTCCTGCAAGGCATAAGCGGGCGCGTTCATGAACTGCTGGATG
Encoded proteins:
- a CDS encoding MFS transporter, whose protein sequence is MLTIAAGNTALQSILPALGRSLGVADRAVAAAFSVSALLWVIAAPFWANRSDRHGHRALILLGVGGFAVSLGLCGLFLAAGINGWIGGTAAFGCFIGGRLIYGTFGSAAPPAVQALVAGETSRQDRTRALTLLASAFGLGTILGPAIAPYLLLGTIGGVEIGLAGPAFVFALFGVGVWIAVRVLLPDDRRAGHREHGASSAYPSIGGAPTGASVAAATAPHAERVGYLDRRVRGWMIAGLVMGHAQAMTSQAIGFLVIDRLAIPPAQALEPTGIVLMMGAGAALLVQWGVIPLLGLSPRRLVLTGLILAAAGVALTGVATSLYGIATAYALANLGFGFTRPGFTAGSSLAVGPAAQGSVAGKVTSVNGASFVLGPSIGVGLYEIARPLPYLTAAAALLLLFGYAWASLRERG
- a CDS encoding CDC48 family AAA ATPase, which encodes MADSDTTTRKIQVANSRPEDSGRGLAHLPRSLMAALGVGEGDVIEIVGKQSTPARAVGPYTEDEGIEVLRIDGLQRANAGVGAGDFVEVRKVESKPATRVVFAPAQANLRLQGQPQALKRTFFGRPLCQGDVVATAGHQRVGNMPPGIQQFMNAPAYALQEIRLAVVSASPKGVVHIDENTEIELRPEYEEPTQRRADVTYDDIGGMATTIDQLREMVELPLRYPELFERLGVEPPKGLLLYGPPGTGKTRLARAVANESDASFFLINGPEIMGSAYGESEGRLREIFEEAAKSAPSIVFIDEIDSIAPKRGNVQGEAEKRVVAQLLTLMDGLESRANLVVIAATNRPEAIDEALRRPGRFDREIVVGVPDERGRREILGIHTRGMPLGDKVDLAELARTTYGFVGADLAALTREAAIEAVRRIMPKLNLEERTVPPEVLDTLSVTREDFLGALKRVQPSAMREVMVEAPRVRWEDVGGLDAAQTRLKEGVELPLKDPDAFRRLGIRPAKGFLLYGPPGTGKTLLAKAVAREAEANFIATKSSDLLSKWYGESEQQISRLFQRARQVAPCVIFIDELDSLVPARGSGAGEPQVTERVVNTILAEMDGLEELQSVVVIGATNRPNLIDPALLRPGRFDELVYVGVPNTEGRRRILSIQTQKMPLAGDVDLDRVAKRTDRFTGADLEDVVRRAGLIALRRSLQSTEVTMADFEEALTESRASVTPEMEKDYEQIASRLKQDAAAIQPLGFISPGQLQSRGGKADY